The following proteins come from a genomic window of Trifolium pratense cultivar HEN17-A07 linkage group LG4, ARS_RC_1.1, whole genome shotgun sequence:
- the LOC123923792 gene encoding putative TrmH family tRNA/rRNA methyltransferase, translating to MVLESYVVVHNIAKRHNVGTLARSATAFGVSELILVGRRDFNSFGNHGSSNHLRFRHFHSLQEARQFLKDKDCDICGVEITHDALPVNEHPFKKSTAFLLGNEGSGLSSKECEICDFFVYIPQYGCGTASLNVTVAASIVLHQFGVWAGFTERSRDGNKFVVAERPVKQGRRNYCTETEDFIIEERRARRENSANGFFEETESGNSSANLLDALFVDG from the exons atggTGTTGGAAAGTTACGTAGTAGTACACAACATAGCAAAACGACACAACGTTGGAACACTAGCACGAAGCGCAACAGCATTTGGTGTATCGGAACTAATCCTCGTTGGTCGTAGAGATTTCAACAGTTTCGGTAACCATGGTTCTTCAAATCATCTTCGATTTCGACATTTTCATTCACTACAAGAAGCTCGACAATTTCTCAAAGATAAAGATTGTGATATTTGTGGTGTTGAGATTACACATGATGCTCTTCCTGTTAATGAACATCCTTTTAAGAAAAGTACTGCTTTTTTGCTAGGAAATGAGGGTTCTGGTTTGTCGAGTAAGGAATGTGagatttgtgatttttttgtttatattccACAATATGGTTGTGGTACTGCTTCTTTGAATGTTACTGTTGCTGCTTCTATTGTGCTGCATCAATTTggag TCTGGGCAGGTTTCACTGAGAGATCTCGTGATGGAAATAAATTTGTTGTGGCTGAAAGACCTGTGAAACAGGGTCGACGAAATTACTGCACAGAAACAGAAGATTTTATCATTGAAGAACGTAGAGCCAGAAGAGAAAATTCTGCAAACGGTTTCTTTGAGGAGACCGAGAGTGGCAATTCATCTGCAAACCTCCTTGATGCATTGTTTGTTGATGGTTGA
- the LOC123923790 gene encoding pyruvate, phosphate dikinase 2-like, whose protein sequence is MSSIVKGMIIRNTPDLCSNNNRLLNGVGSCGRRSTRVQWKDLQLRLRSSTWKGRRTTTYQLPIRGQAILTPTTPPTTRKRVFTFGKGKSEGNKAMKSLLGGKGANLAEMATIGLSVPPGLTISTEACQEYQENVKNLPTGLWEEILEGLNFVENEMGAFLGNPSKPLLLSVRSGAAISMPGMMDTVLNLGLNDEVVAGLASKSGERFAYDSYRRFLDMFGGVVLDIPHSLFEEKLEKLKYSKGVKHDTDLTANDLKDLVEQYKNVYIEAKGEKFPTDPKKQLELAVKAVFNSWDSPRANKYRSINQITGLIGTAVNIQSMVFGNMGNTSGTGVLFTRNPSTGEKKLYGEFLINAQGEDVVAGIRTPEDLETMKTCMPDAYEELVENCKILENHYKDMMDIEFTVQENRLWMLQCRSGKRTGKGAIKIAVDMVNEGLVDTRSAIKMVEPQHLDQLLHPQFEDPSKYKDKVIATGLPASPGAAVGQVVFTAEDAEESHAQGKSVILVRTETSPEDVGGMHSAVGILTARGGMTSHAAVVARGWGKCCVSGCSDIQVNDHEKVVVIGDNVISEGEWISLNGSTGEVILGKQALSPPALSDDLEIFMSWADEIRNLKVLANADTPEDAITARKNGAQGIGLCRTEHMFFASDERIKAVRMMIMAVTQEQRKAALDLLLPYQRSDFEGIFRAMDGLPVTIRLLDPPLHEFLPEGDLDQIVSELTSQTGMKEEEIFSRIEKLSEVNPMLGFRGCRLGISYPELTEMQARAVFQAAVSVSSHGITVLPEIMVPLVGTPQELRHQVSLIRNVAEKVFSEMGTSLSYKVGTMIEVPRAALIADEIANEAEFFSFGTNDLTQMTFGYSRDDVGKFLPIYLAAGILQHDPFEVLDQKGVGQLIKICTEKGRAAKPNLKIGICGEHGGEPSSVAFFAQLGLDYVSCSPFRVPIARLAAAQVAA, encoded by the exons ATGTCTTCCATAGTAAAAGGAATGATCATAAGAAACACACCAGATTTGTGCAGCAACAATAATAGGCTTTTGAATGGAGTTGGTAGTTGTGGAAGAAGGAGCACAAGGGTGCAGTGGAAGGATTTGCAGTTAAGGCTTAGATCATCAACATGGAAAggaagaagaacaacaacataTCAGCTTCCGATTCGAGGCCAAGCTATTCTTACCCCAACAACACCACCAACCACTAGAAAG CGGGTGTTCACTTTTGGCAAAGGTAAAAGTGAAGGAAACAAGGCCATGAAGTCCTTG TTAGGAGGAAAGGGAGCTAACTTAGCAGAAATGGCAACAATTGGTTTATCAGTGCCCCCTGGACTCACCATTTCAACAGAAGCATGTCAAGAATACCAAGAGAATGTAAAGAACCTACCAACTGGTTTGTGGGAGGAAATACTTGAAGGCCttaattttgttgaaaatgaaaTGGGAGCTTTTCTTGGGAATCCTTCAAAACCTCTCTTACTTTCTGTGCGCTCTGGTGCCGCG ATTTCTATGCCTGGAATGATGGACACAGTTCTTAATCTTGGATTGAATGATGAAGTGGTTGCTGGGTTGGCTTCAAAAAGTGGAGAGCGGTTTGCTTATGATTCTTATAGACGTTTCTTAGACATGTTTGGAGGTGTT GTATTGGACATTCCACATTCATTGTTTGAGGAGAAGTTGGAGAAGCTAAAGTATTCAAAAGGTGTTAAACATGACACTGATCTAACAGCCAATGATCTCAAAGATCTGGTTGAGCAGTACAAGAATGTCTACATTGAAGCTAAGGGAGAAAAGTTTCCCACAG ATCCAAAGAAGCAACTAGAATTAGCTGTTAAAGCTGTTTTCAATTCTTGGGATAGTCCGAGGGCTAATAAGTATAGGAGCATTAATCAGATAACTGGACTAATAGGCACTGCCGTAAACATTCAATCCATGGTGTTTGGTAATATGGGAAATACTTCAGGAACTGGCGTTTTATTCACTAGAAATCCAAGCACCGGGGAAAAGAAACTTTATGGGGAGTTTCTCATTAATGCTCAG GGAGAGGATGTAGTTGCTGGAATCAGGACACCTGAAGATTTAGAGACCATGAAAACTTGCATGCCAGATGCATATGAGGAACTTGTGGAGAATTGTAAGATTCTAGAGAATCATTACAAGGATATGATG GATATCGAGTTCACTGTTCAGGAAAATAGATTATGGATGTTGCAATGTCGAAGTGGAAAACGTACTGGTAAAGGTGCAATCAAAATCGCTGTAGATATGGTCAATGAGGGGCTTGTTGATACTCGTTCTGCAATCAAAATGGTAGAGCCACAACATCTTGATCAGCTCCTACACCCACAG TTTGAGGATCCTTCTAAGTACAAGGACAAAGTGATTGCCACTGGCCTTCCTGCATCCCCTGGAGCTGCAGTTGGGCAGGTTGTGTTCACTGCTGAAGATGCCGAAGAATCACATGCACAAGGAAAGAGTGTAATTTTG GTAAGGACAGAGACAAGTCCAGAGGATGTTGGTGGCATGCATTCAGCTGTTGGCATCTTGACAGCAAGAGGTGGTATGACATCTCATGCTGCTGTTGTAGCCCGTGGATGGGGAAAGTGTTGTGTGTCTGGTTGCTCTGATATCCAAGTAAACGACCATGAAAAG GTGGTTGTAATTGGGGATAATGTAATATCAGAAGGAGAATGGATCTCGTTAAATGGATCCACAGGTGAGGTGATACTAGGAAAACAAGCACTTTCTCCTCCGGCTCTAAGCGATGATTTGGAAATTTTCATGTCTTGGGCTGATGAAATAAGGAATCTGAAG GTTTTGGCAAATGCTGACACACCTGAAGATGCAATAACAGCTAGAAAAAATGGTGCACAAGGAATTGGACTTTGCAGGACAGAACACATG TTTTTTGCTTCAGATGAAAGGATAAAGGCTGTGAGAATGATGATAATGGCCGTTACGCAAGAACAAAGGAAAGCTGCACTTGATTTGTTGTTACCTTATCAAAGATCAGATTTTGAAGGAATATTTCGAGCAATGGATGGTCTCCCAGTAACAATCCGGTTGTTAGATCCTCCACTTCATGAATTTCTTCCTGAAGGTGACTTGGACCAAATTGTCAGTGAACTAACTTCTCAGACAGgcatgaaagaagaagaaatattcTCTAGGATAGAAAAACTCTCTGAAGTTAATCCCATGCTTGGTTTTCGCGGCTGCAG GTTAGGAATATCATATCCAGAATTGACTGAGATGCAGGCTCGTGCCGTCTTCCAAGCTGCGGTTTCAGTGAGTAGCCATGGTATTACTGTTCTTCCAGAGATAATGGTTCCACTTGTCGGTACACCTCAG GAATTAAGACATCAAGTGAGTTTAATAAGGAACGTTGCTGAGAAAGTGTTCTCTGAGATGGGCACTTCTTTAAGCTACAAGGTTGGAACTATGATTGAAGTTCCAAGAGCTGCACTAATTGCAGATGAG ATTGCAAATGAAGCTGAGTTCTTTTCATTCGGAACCAATGATCTTACCCAAATGACATTTGGCTACAGTAGAGATGATGTTGGCAAATTTCTTCCTATTTACCTAGCTGCTGGGATTTTGCAGCATGACCCATTTGAG GTACTTGACCAGAAAGGTGTGGGTCAACTAATCAAAATATGCACAGAAAAAGGCCGTGCTGCTAAACCAAACTTAAag ATTGGAATATGTGGGGAGCATGGTGGGGAGCCTTCTTCTGTTGCATTCTTTGCTCAACTTGGACTTGATTATGTCTCGTGTTCGCCATTCAG GGTTCCAATTGCTAGGCTTGCAGCAGCTCAAGTTGCAGCGTAA
- the LOC123923556 gene encoding probable protein phosphatase 2C 35, which produces MGCVHGKGCCVKNSSSDGDSRKHGFHHSHRKNILAQRVLKNVSVPSHNFVLEYTFLTLRGYYPDSLDKQNQDNFCIRTQIQGNPDIHFFGVFDGHGQFGSQCSNFVRDRLVEKLSNDPALVEDPVRAYNSAFAETNHELHTSDIDDAMSGTTAITVLVVGDTLYVANVGDSRAVIAAKNGDRITAEDLSSDQTPFRRDEYERVKLCGARVLSVDQVEGIKDPNIQHWGNEESWDGDPPRLWLPHGMYPGTAFTRSLGDRLAETIGVVATPEVSIVRLTPNHLFFVVASDGIFEFLSSQTVVDMTARYTDPRDACAAITEESYKLWLELVNRTDDITIIIVQIKGLSNSSTSGVELSEVNAGTATRTRKGTSDTSATTEFNVYSQSSQRSIES; this is translated from the exons ATGGGTTGTGTTCATGGCAAGGGTTGCTGTGTCAAAAATTCTTCATCTGATGGAGACTCTAGAAAACATGGCTTCCATCATAGCCATAGGAAGAATATACTTGCTCAGAGAGTATTGAAAAATGTTTCTGTTCCTTCCCACAACTTTGTTTTGGAATATACCTTTCTCACACTGCGAGGATACTACCCGGACTCGCTGGATAAACAAAACCAAGATAATTTTTGTATTAGGACACAAATCCAAGGTAACCCTGATATCCATTTCTTTGGTGTTTTTGATGGGCATGGTCAGTTTGGTAGTCAGTGTTCAAACTTTGTTAGGGATAGGTTGGTTGAAAAATTATCTAATGACCCTGCATTGGTGGAGGATCCTGTTCGAGCTTACAATTCTGCGTTTGCGGAAACCAATCATGAGTTGCATACTAGTGACATTGATGATGCTATGAGTGGCACAACAGCAATTACAGTGCTTGTCGTTGGAGACACCCTTTATGTTGCTAATGTTGGTGATTCGAGAGCTGTGATAGCTGCTAAGAATGGGGATCGGATTACTGCAGAGGACTTGTCGTCTGATCAGACACCATTTCGGAGAGATGAATATGAAAGAGTGAAACTTTGTGGAGCAAGGGTGTTGAGTGTTGATCAAGTGGAAGGGATCAAGGATCCAAATATCCAGCATTGGGGTAACGAAGAAAGTTGGGATGGCGATCCTCCTAGATTGTGGCTTCCACATGGGATGTATCCTGGAACTGCATTTACAAGGAGTTTAGGGGATAGGTTGGCGGAGACAATTGGTGTGGTTGCTACTCCCGAGGTGTCAATAGTTCGGCTTACGCCTAATCATCTCTTCTTTGTTGTTGCTAGTGATGGCATATTTGAATTCTTGTCAAGCCAAACTGTTGTTGATATG ACTGCGAGATATACAGATCCCCGTGATGCATGTGCCGCTATTACTGAAGAGTCGTATAAACTATGGTTGGAACTTGTGAATCGAACAGATGATATAACAATCATCATTGTCCAGATTAAAGGACTTTCTAAT TCAAGTACATCTGGAGTTGAATTAAGTGAGGTCAATGCTGGGACTGCAACGAGAACTCGGAAAGGAACTTCTGATACATCTGCTACCACTGAATTTAATGTTTACTCTCAGTCATCTCAAAGATCAATTGAATCG TGA
- the LOC123921890 gene encoding S-adenosylmethionine decarboxylase proenzyme 4-like produces the protein MAVSGFEGFEKRLELHFFGDDPIIFQLGLRKIVFESIQQVLEAVQCTVVSAVGNSYFDAYVLSESSLFVYPTKIIIKTCGTTQLLKSILPLIHYANQIGLTLCSCRYTRGSFIFPNSQPFPHTSFNDEVTFLEDTIPSNLCHRKASIMPSKSSSHSWHVFTAHSSITHRNHSDSDIFTMEICMTELDPILARKFFRRPGDGKTGDSAGKEMTELTGINEINPNAFICDFAFDPCGYSMNGMDNDWYSTIHVTPEDGFSYASFECVGSVNDNIAHVLRKVVQIFRPGTMSISTTSNDYSNEMLKKMVNAVEPLGLKCKSRAVDRFPASETVVFQTFTARRRSV, from the coding sequence ATGGCTGTATCTGGCTTTGAAGGATTTGAGAAACGTTTGGAACTTCATTTCTTTGGAGATGATCCAATTATATTCCAACTGGGTCtaagaaaaattgtttttgaatcAATACAACAAGTCTTAGAAGCTGTTCAATGCACGGTAGTTTCAGCAGTTGGAAACTCTTACTTTGATGCATATGTTTTATCAGAATCAAGTCTATTTGTTTATCCAACTAAGATCATAATCAAAACATGTGGAACAACTCAACTTCTCAAATCAATTCTTCCTTTAATTCACTATGCAAACCAAATAGGCTTAACTTTATGCTCTTGTCGCTATACAAGAGGAAGTTTCATCTTCCCAAATTCACAACCTTTTCCTCACACTAGCTTCAATGATGAAGTAACCTTCTTAGAAGACACTATCCCTTCAAATCTATGCCATAGAAAAGCTTCAATCATGCCTTCTAAATCCTCTTCACACTCATGGCATGTTTTCACTGCTCACTCTTCAATAACTCATCGAAATCACAGTGACAGTGATATCTTCACCATGGAGATATGCATGACTGAGTTAGACCCTATTCTTGCTAGAAAATTTTTCCGGCGACCGGGAGATGGAAAAACCGGCGACTCAGCCGGAAAAGAGATGACGGAGCTTACCGGAATCAATGAAATAAATCCAAATGCATTCATTTGTGACTTTGCATTTGATCCTTGTGGATATTCAATGAATGGAATGGATAATGATTGGTATTCAACCATTCATGTTACACCAGAAGATGGTTTCAGTTATGCAAGCTTTGAATGTGTTGGTTCTGTTAACGACAACATAGCACATGTTTTAAGGAAGGTTGTTCAGATTTTCCGACCAGGTACTATGTCAATATCAACTACAAGCAATGATTATAGCAATGAGATGTTGAAGAAGATGGTGAATGCTGTGGAGCCTCTTGGATTGAAATGTAAGAGTCGTGCTGTGGATCGGTTTCCGGCGTCCGAGACTGTTGTTTTTCAAACATTCACGGCTCGCCGGAGAAGTGTTTAA
- the LOC123923467 gene encoding probable galacturonosyltransferase-like 4 — protein MVSWSFTTSRVVVVLLGLLSLFQSVTSIRLGLVRRPSSDLPLFREAPAFRNGEECGSTDADRINVAMTLDANYLRGTMAAVLSMLQHSTCPENLAFYFLSAHDAPELFSSIKSTFPYLNMTIYHFNSNRVRGKISKSIRQALDQPLNYARIYLADTIPENVKRVIYLDSDLVVVDDIAKLWGVDMEGKIVAAPEYCHANFTLYFTKDFWSDPTLAKTFDGRKPCYFNTGVMIMDVEKWRREKYTDKVEEWMAVQKQQKRIYHLGSLPPFLLVLAGNIKAVDHRWNQHGLGGDNLEGKCRSLHPGPISLLHWSGKGKPWLRLDSRRPCIVDHLWAPYDLYRSSRHFFEE, from the coding sequence ATGGTCTCTTGGAGCTTCACCACCTCCCGTGTAGTTGTAGTTCTCCTTGGCCTCCTGTCCCTCTTCCAATCTGTTACCTCTATCCGTCTTGGCCTCGTCCGCCGCCCTTCATCCGACCTCCCTCTTTTTCGCGAAGCTCCTGCTTTTCGAAATGGAGAGGAATGTGGCTCCACAGATGCTGATCGTATAAATGTCGCCATGACGCTTGATGCTAATTATCTTCGAGGTACAATGGCTGCAGTTTTATCCATGTTACAACATTCGACATGTCCCGAAAATCTTGCCTTCTACTTCTTATCTGCTCATGATGCTCCTGAACTATTCTCAAGCATAAAATCAACTTTTCCTTATTTAAATATGACAATTTATCACTTCAATTCTAACCGTGTTCGCGGTAAGATATCAAAGTCTATTAGACAAGCATTGGATCAACCATTGAATTATGCAAGGATATATCTTGCAGATACAATACCAGAAAATGTAAAACGTGTTATATATTTAGATTCTGATCTTGTTGTGGTTGATGATATAGCTAAACTTTGGGGTGTAGACATGGAAGGAAAAATAGTAGCTGCTCCTGAATATTGCCATGCAAATTTCACTTTATATTTCACAAAAGATTTTTGGTCGGACCCGACTTTAGCAAAGACGTTCGATGGACGAAAGCCGTGTTATTTTAACACAGGTGTGATGATAATGGATGTTGAAAAATGGAGAAGAGAAAAATATACAGATAAAGTAGAAGAATGGATGGCTGTACAGAAGCAACAAAAGAGGATATATCATTTAGGTTCACTTCCACCATTTTTGTTGGTTTTAGCAGGAAATATTAAAGCAGTTGATCATAGATGGAATCAACATGGTTTAGGTGGAGATAATCTTGAAGGTAAATGTAGGAGTTTACATCCTGGTCCTATAAGTTTATTGCATTGGAGTGGAAAAGGTAAACCATGGTTGAGGTTAGATTCTAGGAGGCCATGTATTGTGGATCATCTATGGGCTCCTTATGATCTGTATAGATCATCAAGacatttttttgaagaataa
- the LOC123922677 gene encoding uncharacterized protein LOC123922677 has product MASESNSSSSEEVSLASTSTAAVSFHSLKGEEIISNKSSGDTLKDSETTISEKIIPKPSQDQPEHPKSAETDSRTSPFKEWNETAAVEVDANETSSEEEEFDSEAMKEAEAGGSELLPETSTSKLSASLGLPEEEFIALQIHDPEAALKLLISKTTSNPVSSSGPSNSTASDSEINSSVRQDSLISKLYQDFINGDILASVEEHPANAFKHKSFLNKLHNPQTDLETLGKVIQLESILDQFATTVQNLKRNSQKLAGQQAAYDALFEKAMAAQSKVDQMKAQIQQPGLGVQECTNKISKWEAEIESLRAEIADREKKILEEKAKRSKIEEAVAATTQESIREAAKEGVHGMRCTDLAEVGKLLQKEALYTCYAFICTPEARFTL; this is encoded by the exons ATGGCTTCAGAGtcaaattcttcttcttctgaggAAGTCTCATTAGCGTCGACTTCGACTGCTGCAGTCTCGTTCCATTCCTTGAAAGGAGAG GAAATCATATCGAACAAGTCTAGTGGTGATACCCTCAAAGACAGTGAGACCACTATTTCTGAAAAGATCATACCAAAGCCTAGTCAAGATCAACCAGAGCATCCTAAATCTGCTGAAACTGATAGCAGGACCTCTCCTTTCAAGGAATGGAACGAGACTGCAGCAGTCGAAGTCGACGCTAATGAGACTTcctcagaagaagaagaatttgaCTCTGAAGCCATGAAGGAAGCAGAAGCTGGAGGATCAGAATTGCTGCCTGAAACTTCAACGTCGAAACTGTCAGCCAGCCTAGGGCTTCCTGAAGAAGAATTCATTGCCTTGCAAATCCATGATCCTGAGGCTGCTCTGAAACTTCTGATTTCCAAGACAACTTCTAATCCTGTGAGCTCGAGTGGACCCAGTAATTCGACTGCCTCAGATTCAGAAATCAATTCTTCTGTTCGACAAGATTCTCTGATTTCAAAGCTGTACCAGGATTTCATTAATGGAGATATCTTGGCATCAGTGGAGGAGCACCCTGCTAATGCTTTTAAGCATAAATCTTTCTTGAACAAGTTGCATAATCCTCAAACTGATCTCGAAACCTTGGGGAAGGTCATCCAACTCGAATCTATCTTGGACCAATTTGCTACTACTGTGCAAAATTTGAAACGCAACTCTCAAAAACTCGCTGGTCAACAGGCCGCTTATGATGCATTATTCGAGAAAGCCATGGCTGCCCAGTCGAAAGTTGATCAAATGAAAGCGCAAATTCAACAACCAGGTCTTGGAGTTCAGGAATGCACCAACAAAATTTCTAAGTGGGAAGCAGAGATAGAATCTCTTCGAGCTGAGATTGCTGATCGAGAGAAGAAGATCCTCGAAGAGAAAGCAAAGCGCTCAAAGATTGAAGAAGCTGTTGCTGCTACCACTCAAGAATCTATTCGAGAGGCTGCGAAGGAAG GAGTGCACGGGATGCGCTGTACTGATCTTGCAGAGGTTGGGAAACTTTTGCAAAAAGAAGCTCTCTACACGTGTTATGCCTTTATCTGCACACCAGAAGCTAGATTTACATTGTAA